The genomic stretch AAATAAGAATCTCACATACCTACTTTGAACCACCATACAGGAGGATCTCGATATCCGTCACACAAACTGTACTTTAGGTCAATTATAACATTGTAAGTTCCAGGTTGCACAAATTCAAACCAACCAGTGTATGAGCCATCCAAATTATCGAACATGTCAACATGAAATGAAACTTCTCCTATTACTGTTACCCACCACGAATCTCCTCCTCTGTGTTTTTTACGATTCATGTTATCATAAGTTgatattttaacaaaacttGTTTTTCCGGCAGGTCCAAAATATGTATCTATTTTACTTAAAgttaaattagtttttaaagttttgtctGTTATTCGGCTCGTCCAAGATAAAGAGTCTTTGCATGGCTTCAGCAGTTCTTCAAAAGAGCGTTTCCAGCAGGTTTTTGGTGGTACGTGTGTCGTGTTAGAATTCTTGTTGGATTTTTTGTCTGAACCGGAAAGTAACTTCTTGTAAAGAAATTGCGGTACAATAATATCGGTATTGTAATATTTAGATCCCTGATTGTTTAGATAGAGCATTGTGATTAATACTAGAAATACCAAAGTTAGAGCTACAGGGACGGTACGCAGATAGCGACATCCAAAACTCATTGCTGATTTTAGTCTTGAAGCGTAGGCAACCTaaggaaaaagtaaaaattttaacacCCTTGAACATGTTTTTCGAACATTTACTGCTGTACATCCTAATTCTTATATCATTGATAGgttatcttatcaaaaacgtcaTAAAATGCGGAGATATGGGACTATGTTCTGTTGTAACTGAACTGATCAACAAGATGATCGTCAagcgaaaacaaaacaaagacaagaagccctgtggcttaaagatttccgccattagcaataatctgaaaaagtactgaactttgaagaggaccgggggaacaaaatcattgtatattctaaaattttaaaattcaatttttgattattattgtaactgtaaatcgTAGCTAAcgtaacttacataaacttcatttctctataagaacaattttaaaagaaaaataataaacctgaaaattgatgaacaataaaaacaaaataagaacaacggcaaggttgaaaatttatctattttctctttttctgtgAAAAACAGTTAGGAAAATAACTTTAAAGgtgacaacatttttattttttttacataatcagttaggaaagtttattttcagactacatatttttatttttttcttttatgacacATTGTCACGATTTCATAGCTAtaaatctttcaccaaaaatattcagcctcaacaattcctctaaattaaaattcatgaataattagctttagtctacgtgcttgcagAATTGTACAGAGGGAAATgacgttaataacatcaaagatggcgcattatatgGCGATCtttattatgctacactgcacgagctttacttttcgattataaactttaaaataaagtaatgttcattggataataaaacaatttgttgcactgttaggattcttattggcttaaaactcaatttagcctcgttctcacaaaaaattatgtcaaaacgaggatttaagctttagcctggatcttcccaggcgatattaaagattccgccttcacCGGCGGAAATCAATGACTGAACGACTGCACTTGATCCGTCATTAAGGAGAACAATTGAAAAAGCTcttacaaagaaaaataaattgagATTAAGAAATCATTTGATTTCatccacaaaagaaaaatgattaaATTTTGAAAGCATATATCATTCCACTTAAACTCCTCAATCTTATCAAGAAAACTTTATGAGGGTACAAAATTCAGAATAATCACACCAATATGAAGGGTGTACAAGCACAAATGCTATTCCGAAAGGTGATACATTTTCTAACGTTTTTTAAGCATAGTGATTGATGGTGTTCCATGCATGTGAGAAGAAGAACTCAGCTTTAGACGAGTGTAAGAAAGAGTTACTTCACAAACTCGTAGATCTTGGCTTTGTCGACGATTACTTTCCAAGAAGATGAAAGCATAGTAATTGCTAAGCGGGTTAGAAAATGACGCTGCTTAAGTTAAAGCTATCCCATAACCGAATCCAATTCAACCAAGTCTTATGGACCAGCCTCTCTTGCAACTAATGGAAAATAACTTAAATAATTACCCAATTCTAAGCAACTTTGGACATGAAATATAGTGAGAAAGATCAAAGTGTAATTACTTCGACCGCGTGTCATTAAGTTGACCAGATCGAGAAATTGAAAGTTTGTAAAACCTGAAGTTTAGGATTAGTCCCTCTATTAGAAGAAATGTTGATGACgaaaaagaatgtttaaaaCTGATACTCTCCAGACACAACTTGCCAAATAAACGACTTATTTAAAGGAAAAATTGTTTTGCTGCTCGCTGCATCCTGCATAATGTAttgcatcaatcaaatcaaatcaatcaAATTGCATCCAAACGGTTGGATCTTCCTCCTCTCCGACTGTGaatatgttacattaccgccaaaAATacatatagcattgctctaacttgcttccCTGCCACACAATCTGGTTACCGGTCagagatggcaccaaatgggctggGAACAATGCATTTAAATTATCATGTGACATAAAGGATGTTATGAGGATAGGGCACTCTACTCGCCCACACACAGATACTTCAGCATGATTAGGGTTCACTTTTAGCGGTTAGTAGATGACTTAAAATAGACTGACAACACTGCATATATAGTGCGCAAGAGTGGTGACTtaaacctgaaaccttatgattacaagtcgaatgcgctaccactacatcaTCTCCGCTAGTCTAGTAAAAGTCCCACAAGTGGAGCTTCCTCCACTTGTGGGACTTTTACCTTTTACCTTAAATAAACCTTTTTACAGCTGACATGGTCAATGTAGAATAGCGCATAACTTGAATGGTTGGTCGAAATGACCAATATAAACAGGTCCATACGTCAGGCCTTGAAAAAGACGGCGTTTACTGTTTTACACGCATTTTGCacaagaaaaacttttaaaaaatctttgtttcgctaagataagaaaaaaaaacagaaaaaaaggttttgaaaCGAAAGAAAGCTTTTTCCAACATAACATACTCCTTGTTCCTCAACTTTGTTAAGAACGTAATTGCGAAGTGTGTTCATAAAACGATCAGTGAAATTTATAAAGTTCACCTGACTGATAAAAGATATAACTATCGTTGTCCAAGAAGAGTTATCCTAGGTGGACAATTGTCCTGGGGAATTGTTATAGCTTAAAcgacttttctttcttttcacatcttcctaaaaataaataagaacaaaaaaaaacagtattggAGTAACTTGGTATATTGGTAACTTTAACTATTAATTACTTGTTGCAAGTGAacatttcttgatttttttccaaCGACATTAAAAACCATAAACGTACCCAATATAAAATAATACCTTCATTGTGATAATGTATAGAACTATTTAAAGcgataaaaaaagttgttgttttttagtttcTCAGCTATTCAGTATTTCAGTTTCatttaaagtcttttttttttttctcaaacatcaatttttaatttttgacaattttactTTTCACATGACCTACATTGATAACAGAATAGTAAATGTGTAAGTTGCATATAATCTGAATTGgcaatcctgtataaatattgagTAAATGAATAAAGTacttataaataataaattttcacaATACACGCGTTTCATAATAAGTCATTCTGCAAAATACACGGAATATCACAAACAAAGCACGTAGTGCACAAAAATCATAATCACTGTTTATAACAGTGACTTTAGGAGAAAAAGTCTAATATAAATTAGAATACTGAAATATCAAACGCTCGTAAACCGAAATTACAAACAGTAGCTGCACTAAGAATCTACGGAACTAAAGGCACATAAATGTACGTCACAACAAAATATCGTTGCTGTTCATAGTTTGTGTCCAATAGTtttcgtttgtttgttgttcGCCACGTTTCTAGCGCATAAAAACAAACTGGTGCCGGACAGTAAAAATTCGTACACTTTTTtctcaataaataattttaggtTTTCATGCTTTAAATAAGCAGATATAAATAGTTTCtttggaaataaaaaattataaaatagttTAAGATAAAGGCGCCATACTAAAAATGACTTTGTGGAAACTGGCTGGTCGTTTAAATTCACATAAAATACAATAGTAGGGTGtataacaaacaaatcaaacttTTGCGATCCAAGAATCAAGATAGAGCATGCGTTCTCAGTCTGCGAATACCTCAAgcatttttaacacaaaaagtgATAAACATATGCATCTAGTTAgttataaatacaaataaacaaTAACCCTAAATCTATACAGTTGACAGTATATATTGTTCTAGTGCTACAGCTGTTGACTCGAATACCTCTCCAGCAAAGTGTAAACCATCTAGTGGACCAGGTGGGTACGATGCTGCTATGTGGAAAAAGTTGACAATCTTAATCCCTGATTTTTCTACTTCATCTCTTGAATACGCATTCCATAGCATGACGCGCTAAATAAACATCATAAAAATCGTGAAAACACTTGTGTATAACATAAATCGAAAGAAAGTCTCTTTAATATTATCCATATcacgtctgtctgtccgcgagaaAAGTGATGTGCAACGAGCACACGAAATaacgtgtaatttaaagacgggataacccgtgaatttttccacgggttaacgactaatgtctttaataatagctgtattttgtctatgtgtccgcgaaagatgcgtcctgttacggaaacacgaaattcttAGAGTTTGCACGTATACTTAATGCTATATATCTTTTtccgctttgttgcgacgggtaaatttacaGGACGGACGAAACggtggattttttcacaggctaacgactagtttagtctctttaataatagccgtattccgtatgtctgtttgtgcgcaagTAAAATGtagtgttacggaaacacgaaatgcggtatataaaggacaggcgaaacCGTAGATTTTTTCACTGGCTaatgactagtctctttaataatagctgtatgCTCTCTGTCTGCTTGTGCATCTGTTTGTCcttctgttacggaaacacgaaatgcgataaataAAGTACGGGTGATCTCGTGGATTTTTcaacgggttaacgactattcTATgatataatacccgtatacgtatGTCTGTctttcacgcaaaatggtactgcaagtagcgaggcgcacgcaatgcagtataatGGGCCACCCACCAGTACTATAAATTCTTTTCACACAAGCTTGTACAAATTTAATCAGTAAAGATTACCACCTAAAATAACCTCTTAATTTCTTATCAATACTGCTATTAATGAGGATTCCAATCCATTTAAAATCATAGGTTAAGCATAAAGTAATGCAGCTCCTTAACTAGACAACTACGAGCATGGATACAACAGGCTACCAGTTATTTGTATTAACAGTTTTGGTTTAACACAATTTTCTATCTTTTTTTCATCACAAATGGTTCTAAATAACCTTCTGTTGTTGAGTGCTTTggaaaattttgataaacacTTTTGTCAAAACTAAGTTGGATGAGTTGTTAATAAATTTGACTATGTAAGCAATTTTAACGCaaataagtaaaatataaaCTTGTTCTTAATGCCTACTTCTTCATGCTGGGTCAGTTAACGTGAGGCATTAGTACATGGAGAGCTTGGTTTACCACCAGCTATATAACTGTCTTCACTACGATCCCCTAAATCGCAAGATAAATTCTGAACCAAAAATGGTTAAAAGAAGTGTAGCCGTTTTCAACGTGGTTGTATACTGCAGCCTGATATTAGAAATACTTATCATGCAGCCACTTAAAATTGTAGCTGGTCTGCACGATAGTCTATAATTATaaactataatttttgtttaccacTTAAAAAATCCACATGTCTGTGTTATGTTAGCGCGCgaaactaaatattttatttttgtttatttctcgGGATCCATAGTTGTAATCcctatgttttattttcaaattttaggcTGATCTATCATTACTAGTTTTTTAGAAAAGTCAACATTTGTTTAAATAGGCATCATTTAGAACCAAAGTGGTATttagtaaaattttaaatttcaatgtcGCTGTCATGTTgctgctttttttctttttgttcaatgtgttattttttgtttacgttGACGGTTAACGGAGATTTGTGTGTGTTTGTGTGTgtgtatgtaattttttttgttcgttttttgaaattattttgatcagagATATTGTtaggagatggtgtagtggtaccGCATTCggtttgtaatcataaggttccAGCTTGGAGTCCCCAATCAGGCGCACTTTAAAtatagtgttgtcagcccatatTGTGCCATCTACTATGCGCTAATCAGCTTGtggtggcaggcaagcaagtgaAAGTAACGCGATACGCATTTCTAGcgataatgtaacatagttaaatTCGGAGGGGAGGAGAAGCCggccgttaggatggaatcccaaAGGACGTTCAAGCTTTCCGAATGTGCAGAGTAAACGTACCTGTTTGGTAAGAAATCTGATATGATCCGCTTCTGCATTGCTGCCTCCACTGTTACGATCATAATATTCTCTTTCGTATGTCGGTGTTGTTGACTTCCATATGATTTGTGGAAATGCATCAGGTGAAGCCTGCTTTAACTCCTTCACTATGGtcaaaaaactttgaaaaaaatcttttaaaacatcgaATGGTAAATCCAATACAACGTGAAGTCCCCAATTAACAAATAACACACTTGTATTCTTCTTCATGACTGGATTGTTTAAAACAGCCTTAATATCATTTAATGGTATATTTTTATCGAAATCTTTGTTATCGTATATCTTCCTTGAAGGATGCGGGTTAGGATATAGCCATGTGTAAGTCACTGAACAACGAAAGTACTGAGTGCATAATGGACGCCCTccaaagtaattttcataacGCACTTGTAGTGAATCACCATAAAACCAAATTGTACCATCTCGTTTGTGAGTTTTAATTGGTccaaaagttctttttttactAACGTAATTATTACCTCCTATCCAGTACCCACAATCGTCATTTATGTACGCATTGTCTATGTTATTGGGATCACCAATACTTTTGTTCCCAGAAATTGTGACGGTAAATTTTTTACTCTGATGCATGAAATCTTTCTGTCCACCTAGTACGCCTGGCTTTTGATATTTCCCATGATCGGTGCCTGCGAAAACAATGTTTGTACGTTACCTATTTCATACAAGCATGTATTAATTTATTTCGTAAAAGGTCACCTTATGTGATTTACATTATTATTAGATATTTAGTCAATTTTGGGCCGAGTGAGATTCCAACCCACACACGTCAAACTTCCAAACAACCTCAAGTGATAGCTTTCTCGAAAACTGACTCAATCTGTAGGCCATGGCAACGAGTAAGCAACAACATACAACCCTGGGCATAATATTTTTGGGGGAAAATCTAAGATTGCAACCACAAGCAATTAGAAACGTTGTTTTTATCTAAGAAACACACATTCTAAACATGTCAATGTTTCACTTGTTGATGCTTACAGTGGAATAAGGTAGATACAAAATCTTAAAGGGTGCTAGTTTTGACTTCTGCACAGCCCAATTCTACCTACCAATTCTACCCCAATCCTTTTGGTTCGTGGATCAGATTATGCCATAATGCGTACATTCTGGAAAGTCCAGCCTGCGCATTTTAGACAATGGTTACTCAGCCTACACCCCTGGTGAAGCAAAACTCTTTAGCCTACGGGCAGATGCAGAGTATTGGCCAGGAAATGTTTGTTGAATATTTCTATTTTGCAAATATTATCAGGGTTGTAGATTGTCACTAGATGTATGTGTTCTCTATTAACAAAAAGTAACTAAATAACTTGTTCTACTTAATCGTTAAAAGTGGCTTAATACATATCCTTAAGCTAATCGTACtctgataaaatattttgatgaaaagTCGTGTTGTTTAATTTCACCGTGTTATTGCAGTTTTAAGTTAAATTGACAGGACAAGAAagatatacaaaagaaaaataaaaccaggaaataaataaaaagtcaaTTAATTCATGAAAAATGTGCTGCTACAAATCTACTCTGTATGTTTCGTCgcgaaaaaaatcagaaaaataagaatttcaCATACCTACTTTGAACCACCATACAGGAGGATCTCGATATCCGTCACATAGACTGTACTTTAGGTCAATTCTAACATCGTAAGTTCCAGGTTGCACAAAATCAAACCAACCTGTATAGGAGCCATCCAAATTGTCGAACATGACAACATGAAATGAAATACTTTCTGTTACTGTAACCCACCACGAATCTCCTCCCCTGCGTTTTTTACGATTCATGTTATCATAAGTTgatattttaacaaaacttGTTTTTCCGGCAGGTCCAAAATATGTATCTATTTTACTTAAGGCtaaatttgttttcaaatttatgTCTGTTATTCGGCTCGTCCAAGATAAGGAGTCTTTGCATGGTTCCAACAGTTCTTGAAAAGAGCGTTTCCAGCAAGATTGGGGTGGTACGTTTACAGGAAGTGTGTATGTTTTGCTGGAATTTATGATGGGGGTTATATTAGGATGGAATATTAACATCTTGGGATGATATAGCGGTAAAACTATGTTATTAGTGTAATATTTTGATCCTTGATTGGTTAGGTAGAGCAATGTGATAAATACTAGGGTTATCAACGATACTGTTAAGTTGCGGAGATTGAAAAATCCAAGTTTTGTTGATATTGTTGTTTGATTTGAAACAGACATCTAAAGAAAACAATGACAGGTTATTCATGATGTAAGTTTATGACCACGTCGTGTTACAAAGGTGTTTGTAAGGAGATTTGTGGTTACCAGGAATAACGTACAGAGCAGATTGGAACGAAATATCAATGTCGTATATTATACCAACGGCGTCAATATActgtttttctttctatttattTAACATCGATCATTTTCAAATGATCACTAACATTGAGTGTGCTAGGTTTAATGACACTGAAATTTACACTGTTATGAAAAATTGCCCTTGTCTTATTTCATTTTGACACGCGTAACCTGAGTGTGAGTGGTGGTGGGCATAAGGTGACATAAGGGACATATTCCCAAATTAACCACGATTAAGTGATCAAACTTATTgaagttgtaaaaaatattaacacaaATTTATTCCTGGTAAAACTATAGTTTGAAGACGTCACATGGATTGGAAATGACGTCACACGTACCTAACACAGACCACTATCCCAATATAGATAGAATATATAATCGCGATTTTATTTCGTTATGTCACATTACGACATCAGGACATTACTAACAGCTTCTTACTGTTTAGTTCATttgtacagaaaaaataatggcCTCAAGAGGACATAAAAATTACTGGTGCCGAACAATATGTTTCTTATTTTGAGTTACTTCACCCTTTCTTAGACACTGAAACATCCTAGCtactgcacttttaaattttgacATAGACGTAAAAAACATATTACGTTTATGGAGGACAAAAGGAATCTCTCGTGCTCATGTATATGGTAGTGCATTTTAATACCCTGCAacttataacatatatataaaagatGGCTTCTATCGTACAATTTAGTTGAACTTCGTTCAGTTGTGAACGTTAGTCAAAGTTCGTTGTCGGCAGACGTAAAAAAGCTTGGTAACACGTCATACTGACGCAATGACATCACACTTAAGTCACGTTTGATAATATTTTAACAAGGCTGGTagttattcttatttctttattgttcttAACAATAGACCTTAATTAGACttttgaattattaaaattattttcttcgccacagtaaaattattatatacaaGAACATACAAAAATGTACAATTAAAATACACGAAGCTTTTAATGTGACTTACATCTTATAAATATCTTGGTACAGTAATCGATCACTCTCTTAATATTGGTCCGCAATTTGATAGTATGTACAAAAAGTCTTCGTCAAAGTTAAAGTTGTCGTGTAAACTCAAGTATTTCTTGAACGAAGACGTGTTTATCGATCTCTCATACAATATGTTATTCGATATAATTGCTTGTCATTTTCGAATCTAATGGCAACACAACCACAAAAATTACGATCCTTTGATAGACGAGCAATAACGATAACAAAAGATGCGAGTATTAACACATCAGACATGATTAAAAACATGCTGTTAAGTCATTGGTGATTGTTGCTCgaaatttgatcatttttttactttaaacttCCATAATTTATCAACTAGatatcaaaattttcttttataaattcCTAAAATAAAACTTGAGTTTGCTCGGTCGGGTTTCTTCTTTCAAGGAGCTAGGCTTTTCAACTCCTTGTCCAAGGAGATCCGGCAGAGTGGACATGAGTTTAGTAACAATTCACTAAATTTTGAgtttagataatttctttgagtattttttatactttaaggTTCCTCGTAATACACCAGATTGTACATGGCGACTTGTTCTGAGTTACACTTACCGCGATAGTTCGCcgaatttttagtttttggttattttgatttatttgtgTGATTGTGTGTAGCTATGTGTAAActagtttttaatttcttttcgaTGGCAACTACTTCTTTCCTGCCACTTTTTCTTTTGGTCGTTACTTTTTCGCACGTTTTGGCTATTTCTGCGTTTCCCATCAGTTTTTGagatttttattcttttcagtTTGAtacttttttgcattttaaatatatattagtaACAAGAATTTAAAGTATGCATAAACAGGGCGTATATTTATAacagtaaaacaaacaaacaaacaaacaaacaaacaaacaaacaaacaaacaaacaaacaaacaaacaagcaaagagTTAGCAATAAAATCGCCTAACTCTCAAAGGACTGTACATAATGAGATGAGcagaaaataaatacattaacATCAtaataagaaatatatttttaattcacGCCGTTATGAAAAAGTAATAATCTTTTAGATTCAACTTGTTCGTTAAAAACAAGCCTTATTGACTTaagaaaaatttcaaatgtttttaaagaaatatttctcCGTGTATTCCCGCCTTACCAAATTTCCGGCTTTTCTTCTATATCCACAAATTTCCTTTAGCCATTTGTTTATAAACTGAAGATCATTTCTTTGCACATatccaaaatatatctttcagcaaGCTTTCACCCAGGTTGTCATGTTCACACTGATTCTAAATTTTAACACGTTAGAGATAAATACTAAACATAATAGGATATAACTAGtggataaggcccgtggagaaatccacttaaacATAAGGGAAATAGAAAAACAGGTTGTTTTGGATGtttagctgacgtcagcagttcagatcaaaaaaaattgcgaaaGTCAGCTTATTCTTTGCCTGTTATGTGTAAaacttgaaacgctgatgagaaaaatgtatatgatcatgtgcttttgataagCGGTTAAAGAAATATAAGAGAAATTTTACTGACGTCATTTATGGCCCGTGAAAaaccaaaatttctttttaaggaATGTGGTAtacatgttgccttcatcgtatggATCTTAAAATGGTGATcaagataatgtataggatcgtgtacttttgacaaacggttgcagagatattagggtttaaaggttttttgatgacgtcatcaacccgtccatttcgaaacggattcggggacccaggtttgggaaaataaccCAAATTGGTCATAGTtgttccctagttacccacgcggtgaaaaatcattgacgtcaccacatcGTTTCCaacttatttggcctcaaagttttaggtgcactgtaatggcttcattaatttaatataggatattaacgttgtgttattttcgtcgcaccgtaacgtcagaaaatttgacatattagagatgcatttttcggcaacatcaaaggaaaatgaaggcattcactttgcctgtcacagacacacagacagacacacttagcgtattattatatagactagtcgataaggcccgtggaaaaatccacttaggcagaaggacaatggaaaaatatgttgtttacattttttgctgacgttagcagtGCGATTACAAAgatttttcgcgaaatttagttcattcgttgcctgtactgtgcagaggcttaaacgctgaccaagaaaatgtatatgatcatgtctctttgataagcggttaatgagagataagggttttaaaattttgctgacgtcagcaatggccagtcaaacccccaaaaaaatttttttagaaatttgtgtaCCTGCTGCTTTCatcttatagatcttgaaacgctgatcaagaaaatgtataggatcgcgtatttttgacaaacggttgcagagatattagggtttaaaggttttttggtgacgttatcaacccgtccattccgaaacggattcggggacccaggtttgggaaacttacccaaattggtcccaggtggtccctagttacctacgcaggagatgacatcagttatttccacccgtttccaagttatttagccttaaatttaaaagtgcaatgcaatggcttcactaatcttaatatactttcctttgacgtcaatattgctttaacgtcaaagtttggtaatttacagaaaaaaatttatagacgatgttttatagactttatcaaagaaattttatccactttgaaaaagtcacagacagacagacagagctggcgtattattatatagactagtgtttaaagcccgtggataaatccacttaggcaaaaggtcaataaaaagaaagttgttttagatgtattgctgacgtcagcagtacagtgcagataaaaaaaacattgcgaaatttgtttattctttgtctgtaatgtgtagaggttgaaacactGGTCAAAATAACGTACAGAATCATATgttctcgacgaacgcctaatGAGATATCaggaattaaaaattttgctgacgtcagcaaagaaccGTCAAaaccctaaatattttttttgaaatttatatacctgttgccttcctcgtatagatcttgaaacgctgatcaagaaaatgtataggatcatgtacttttgacaaacggttgcagagatattagagtttgaaggttttttgatgacgtcatcaacccgtccattccgaaacggattcggggacccaggtttgggaaacttacccaaattggtcccaggtggtccctagttacctacgcaggagatgacatcagttatttccacccgtttccaagttatttagccttaaatt from Hydractinia symbiolongicarpus strain clone_291-10 chromosome 12, HSymV2.1, whole genome shotgun sequence encodes the following:
- the LOC130622763 gene encoding uncharacterized protein LOC130622763 isoform X1, yielding MQMKPDGKLKWICYIVDHFSRFHTIYPQIKNTMNTSFVRRIKRTPYEMSVSNQTTISTKLGFFNLRNLTVSLITLVFITLLYLTNQGSKYYTNNIVLPLYHPKMLIFHPNITPIINSSKTYTLPVNVPPQSCWKRSFQELLEPCKDSLSWTSRITDINLKTNLALSKIDTYFGPAGKTSFVKISTYDNMNRKKRRGGDSWWVTVTESISFHVVMFDNLDGSYTGWFDFVQPGTYDVRIDLKYSLCDGYRDPPVWWFKVGTDHGKYQKPGVLGGQKDFMHQSKKFTVTISGNKSIGDPNNIDNAYINDDCGYWIGGNNYVSKKRTFGPIKTHKRDGTIWFYGDSLQVRYENYFGGRPLCTQYFRCSVTYTWLYPNPHPSRKIYDNKDFDKNIPLNDIKAVLNNPVMKKNTSVLFVNWGLHVVLDLPFDVLKDFFQSFLTIVKELKQASPDAFPQIIWKSTTPTYEREYYDRNSGGSNAEADHIRFLTKQRVMLWNAYSRDEVEKSGIKIVNFFHIAASYPPGPLDGLHFAGEVFESTAVALEQYILSTV
- the LOC130622763 gene encoding uncharacterized protein LOC130622763 isoform X2, whose amino-acid sequence is MEVIFSADVYLRFILLLAYSAQDTMNTSFVRRIKRTPYEMSVSNQTTISTKLGFFNLRNLTVSLITLVFITLLYLTNQGSKYYTNNIVLPLYHPKMLIFHPNITPIINSSKTYTLPVNVPPQSCWKRSFQELLEPCKDSLSWTSRITDINLKTNLALSKIDTYFGPAGKTSFVKISTYDNMNRKKRRGGDSWWVTVTESISFHVVMFDNLDGSYTGWFDFVQPGTYDVRIDLKYSLCDGYRDPPVWWFKVGTDHGKYQKPGVLGGQKDFMHQSKKFTVTISGNKSIGDPNNIDNAYINDDCGYWIGGNNYVSKKRTFGPIKTHKRDGTIWFYGDSLQVRYENYFGGRPLCTQYFRCSVTYTWLYPNPHPSRKIYDNKDFDKNIPLNDIKAVLNNPVMKKNTSVLFVNWGLHVVLDLPFDVLKDFFQSFLTIVKELKQASPDAFPQIIWKSTTPTYEREYYDRNSGGSNAEADHIRFLTKQRVMLWNAYSRDEVEKSGIKIVNFFHIAASYPPGPLDGLHFAGEVFESTAVALEQYILSTV
- the LOC130622763 gene encoding uncharacterized protein LOC130622763 isoform X3 codes for the protein MSVSNQTTISTKLGFFNLRNLTVSLITLVFITLLYLTNQGSKYYTNNIVLPLYHPKMLIFHPNITPIINSSKTYTLPVNVPPQSCWKRSFQELLEPCKDSLSWTSRITDINLKTNLALSKIDTYFGPAGKTSFVKISTYDNMNRKKRRGGDSWWVTVTESISFHVVMFDNLDGSYTGWFDFVQPGTYDVRIDLKYSLCDGYRDPPVWWFKVGTDHGKYQKPGVLGGQKDFMHQSKKFTVTISGNKSIGDPNNIDNAYINDDCGYWIGGNNYVSKKRTFGPIKTHKRDGTIWFYGDSLQVRYENYFGGRPLCTQYFRCSVTYTWLYPNPHPSRKIYDNKDFDKNIPLNDIKAVLNNPVMKKNTSVLFVNWGLHVVLDLPFDVLKDFFQSFLTIVKELKQASPDAFPQIIWKSTTPTYEREYYDRNSGGSNAEADHIRFLTKQRVMLWNAYSRDEVEKSGIKIVNFFHIAASYPPGPLDGLHFAGEVFESTAVALEQYILSTV